From the Daphnia magna isolate NIES linkage group LG3, ASM2063170v1.1, whole genome shotgun sequence genome, one window contains:
- the LOC116919135 gene encoding apolipoprotein D, protein MLNTRFITTLLAVAIIFVSGTHAAVFRRSSRATCPQVTTKPDFNYIPYAGLWYEIERFENVFQQGTSCERAIYEEISVGVVSVLNTAVLADGSLTNITGSATAISPDEPGHLIVSFPGRPDGDYLVLDTDYTNYASVYSCDVAGAFVLEYAWLLGREQTMTQEVRDVALSKFTQFGVDVSQFQLTTQGETCVYYPEYPFPPSVSK, encoded by the exons ATGTTGAACACTCGATTTATAACGACTTTGTTAGCCGTTGCGATTATTTTCGTGTCTGGAACTCATGCTGCCGTTTTCAGGCGGTCGAGCCGGGCAACCTGCCCACAAGTAACGACCAAGCCCGACTTCAATTACATTCCG tatgctGGTTTGTGGTATGAAATTGAgcgttttgaaaatgttttccagCAAGGAACATCATGCGAGCGTGCCATTTACGAAGAAATCT CTGTGGGTGTAGTTAGCGTGCTGAACACAGCTGTTTTGGCTGACGG GAGCTTGACTAACATCACTGGATCAGCCACTGCCATCAGCCCGGATGAACCTG GTCATTTGATCGTCTCCTTTCCTGGTCGACCGGACGGAGATTATTTGGTGTTGGACACGGACTACACCAACTATGCCTCTGTTTATTCTTGTGATGTTGCTGGAGCTTTCGTTCTAGAATACGCATGGCTGTTGGGTCGTGAACAGACTATGACCCAAGAAGTTAGG GATGTAGCTCTTTCCAAGTTCACTCAGTTTGGAGTCGATGTCAGCCAATTTCAACTGACTACCCAGGGTGAAACCTGTGTCTATTATCCAGAATATCCTTTCCCCCCATCTGTTTCGAAGTAA